The bacterium genome includes a window with the following:
- a CDS encoding amidohydrolase: protein MDTTPLLDPCAANRQSLLSTLDDAVRAMTAELVETRRDFHRWPELSFQEVHTAARIAQALHGLGLEVQTGVAKTGLVALLRGARPGKTVLVRADIDALPLHEEASHSYVSRNPGVMHACGHDAHMAMLLGAIRFLVEHRDRLCGNVKFVFQPAEEGPGGADLMIEEGVLEAPHVDAALGFHIWNELPVGLVGVREGALMASADEFELHVRGQGGHGADPHLAVDAVVVAAHVVTALQTVVSRMVSPLESAVVTVGQISAGSGHNIIAQDAVMRGTVRTFNERLRAEMPRRIEALASGVASAFGATCELRYKHQYPVTVNDREMARLVRAAAERAVGTERVVEAEQTMGSEDMAYFLQRVPGCYFLIGSYNAEKGFDKPHHHPSFDIDEDALPVGVKVIVQSVLDYLVG, encoded by the coding sequence ATGGATACCACCCCGCTCCTGGATCCCTGCGCCGCTAATCGCCAATCGCTGCTCTCGACGCTCGACGACGCGGTGCGCGCCATGACCGCGGAGCTGGTCGAGACCCGGCGTGATTTCCACCGCTGGCCGGAGCTGAGCTTCCAGGAGGTCCACACTGCCGCCCGGATCGCCCAGGCCCTCCACGGCCTCGGGCTCGAGGTCCAGACCGGGGTCGCCAAGACCGGCCTGGTGGCCCTCTTGCGCGGGGCGCGGCCGGGCAAGACGGTCCTGGTGCGGGCGGACATCGACGCTTTGCCCCTTCACGAGGAGGCGAGCCACTCTTACGTCTCGCGCAATCCCGGGGTGATGCACGCCTGCGGCCACGACGCCCACATGGCCATGCTGCTGGGGGCGATCCGCTTTCTGGTCGAGCACCGCGACAGGCTCTGCGGCAACGTCAAGTTCGTGTTCCAGCCCGCCGAGGAGGGTCCCGGCGGCGCTGATCTCATGATCGAGGAGGGGGTGCTCGAGGCCCCGCATGTGGACGCGGCGCTCGGCTTCCACATCTGGAACGAGCTGCCGGTGGGCCTGGTCGGGGTGCGCGAGGGGGCCTTGATGGCCTCGGCCGACGAGTTCGAGCTCCACGTCCGGGGCCAAGGCGGCCACGGGGCCGATCCGCACCTGGCTGTGGATGCGGTGGTGGTCGCCGCCCACGTCGTCACGGCCCTCCAGACCGTGGTGAGCCGCATGGTGTCGCCGCTCGAGTCGGCGGTCGTGACCGTGGGCCAGATCTCCGCGGGCTCGGGGCACAACATCATCGCCCAGGACGCGGTGATGCGCGGGACGGTCCGCACCTTCAACGAGCGCCTTCGCGCCGAGATGCCCCGGCGGATCGAGGCCCTCGCCTCGGGGGTGGCTTCGGCCTTCGGGGCCACCTGCGAGCTTCGCTACAAGCACCAGTACCCGGTGACGGTCAACGACCGGGAGATGGCTCGGCTGGTCCGCGCCGCCGCCGAGCGAGCGGTGGGGACCGAGCGGGTGGTCGAGGCCGAGCAGACCATGGGCTCCGAGGACATGGCCTACTTCCTGCAGAGGGTGCCGGGCTGCTACTTCCTCATCGGCTCCTACAACGCCGAGAAGGGCTTCGACAAGCCCCACCACCATCCCAGTTTCGACATCGACGAGGACGCCCTGCCGGTCGGGGTCAAGGTGATCGTGCAGAGCGTGCTCGACTACCTGGTCGGGTAA
- a CDS encoding tetratricopeptide repeat protein: MPMRQFTEWLETARTRLAEDDPTGAEEALREALSLAPDDLEAGLELCYLLFDEGRPDEAVPVLEALRLRHPRHMEALNNLVYAYMAVEDLEAAESTLGAIFAFDAEDPDAHNNLGLLREHRGEPELAASAFEAAIERNPEHPFAWANLARVREALGDKQGTILALRRALEQQPDAHDLRAQLAQALLGVGEAKLAAHELRRLLRDEPDDAFAHGALGMAYRKQQEWEKATASFEAAIAHDPDLQSAWFYLAMTLADRGRHDAAIATYRNLLARWPHDAEARNNLGFLLSRRGEFAEALWEIQQALRLEPDLPVAFLNLGNVLRLKGDLEGAIAQLERAVERLPDHGEAHFNLALMLAETGRIERARFHCKRCLSLNLRDEAALSLMRSLRSR, from the coding sequence ATGCCCATGCGCCAGTTCACCGAGTGGCTCGAAACGGCGCGCACGCGCCTGGCCGAGGACGACCCCACCGGCGCCGAGGAGGCGCTGCGCGAAGCCCTCTCCCTGGCTCCCGACGACCTGGAGGCGGGGCTCGAGCTCTGTTACCTGCTCTTCGACGAGGGGCGCCCCGACGAGGCCGTCCCCGTCCTGGAGGCCCTGCGCCTGCGCCACCCGCGCCACATGGAGGCCCTCAACAACCTCGTCTACGCCTACATGGCCGTCGAGGACCTGGAGGCCGCCGAATCGACCCTCGGGGCGATCTTCGCCTTCGATGCCGAGGATCCCGACGCCCACAACAACCTGGGCCTGCTGCGGGAGCACCGCGGGGAACCGGAGCTCGCCGCGTCGGCCTTCGAGGCGGCCATCGAGCGCAACCCCGAGCACCCCTTCGCGTGGGCCAACCTCGCTCGGGTGCGCGAGGCCCTCGGCGACAAGCAGGGCACCATCCTCGCCCTGCGACGCGCCCTCGAACAGCAACCCGACGCCCACGACCTGCGCGCCCAGCTCGCCCAAGCCCTGCTCGGCGTCGGCGAGGCCAAGCTCGCCGCCCACGAATTGCGGCGCCTCTTGCGCGACGAGCCGGACGACGCCTTCGCCCACGGCGCCCTCGGCATGGCCTACCGCAAGCAGCAAGAGTGGGAGAAGGCCACGGCCTCCTTCGAGGCGGCGATCGCCCACGACCCCGACCTGCAATCCGCCTGGTTCTACCTGGCCATGACCCTCGCCGATCGCGGCCGCCACGACGCGGCGATCGCCACCTACCGCAACCTCCTGGCGCGCTGGCCCCACGACGCCGAGGCCCGCAACAACCTGGGCTTCTTACTCAGCCGCCGGGGCGAGTTCGCCGAGGCCCTCTGGGAAATCCAGCAGGCCCTCAGGCTGGAGCCGGACCTGCCGGTGGCCTTCCTCAACCTGGGCAACGTGCTGCGCCTCAAGGGCGACCTGGAAGGGGCGATCGCCCAGCTCGAACGAGCCGTCGAGCGCCTGCCGGACCACGGCGAGGCCCACTTCAACCTGGCCCTGATGCTCGCCGAGACCGGCCGGATCGAGCGTGCCCGCTTCCACTGCAAGCGCTGCCTCAGCCTCAACCTGCGCGACGAGGCGGCCCTGTCCCTGATGCGGAGCCTGCGGAGCCGCTAG
- the maf gene encoding septum formation inhibitor Maf: MQEARVVLASASPRRSELLTQAGIPFVVDPSDIPEVPEPDWDPCELATRLAARKAVDVANRHPDADLIIGADTVVVVDQEVFGKPKDDEDAVRMLKRLSGRAHAVVTGWSLVDPKRDHAMSEFTSSRVFFADLDEETIRRYVATGEPKDKAGAYAIQGKAGLFVQAIEGDYTNIVGLPIAAIGQALRQFGWHVI, from the coding sequence ATCCAAGAAGCCCGCGTCGTCCTCGCCTCCGCCTCACCCAGGCGCTCGGAACTGCTCACCCAGGCAGGGATCCCCTTCGTCGTCGACCCGAGCGACATCCCCGAAGTCCCCGAGCCCGATTGGGACCCCTGCGAGCTCGCCACGCGGCTCGCCGCCCGCAAGGCGGTCGACGTGGCCAACCGTCACCCGGACGCCGACCTGATCATCGGGGCCGACACGGTCGTGGTCGTGGACCAGGAAGTGTTCGGCAAGCCCAAGGACGACGAGGACGCCGTGCGCATGCTCAAGCGCCTCTCGGGGCGCGCCCATGCGGTGGTGACTGGCTGGAGCCTGGTCGATCCCAAGCGCGACCACGCCATGAGCGAGTTCACCAGCAGCCGCGTCTTCTTCGCCGACCTCGACGAAGAGACGATCCGGCGCTACGTGGCCACCGGCGAGCCCAAGGACAAGGCGGGCGCCTACGCCATCCAGGGCAAGGCAGGCCTGTTCGTTCAAGCGATCGAGGGAGACTACACGAACATCGTGGGGCTTCCGATCGCAGCCATCGGTCAAGCCTTGCGGCAATTCGGCTGGCACGTTATATAG
- the radC gene encoding DNA repair protein RadC — MQSQDKREASRLRLKDLPPDARPRERLLELGPKGLADAELLAILLGSGSNAETALDLAMRLLTTFGPTGPEALSGLAHARPEELERLHGLGPAKAARLVAAFELAERAGALRATERPAIGGPEDLVRLVAPHLRGEGREHALVVWLNGRQQVLGWEAVSVGSLTEAVVHPREVYREAIRRGACAIALLHNHPSGDPTPSEEDRALTRRLIAVGSLVGIPLVDHVIVADGGYYSLRTERGLWERTEAGGAGVGASL, encoded by the coding sequence ATGCAGTCGCAGGACAAGAGGGAGGCCTCGCGCCTCCGCCTCAAGGATCTGCCGCCTGACGCCCGTCCCCGTGAAAGGTTGCTTGAGCTGGGCCCCAAGGGGCTCGCCGACGCCGAGTTGCTCGCCATCCTCCTGGGATCGGGCTCGAACGCGGAGACGGCGCTGGATCTGGCCATGCGCCTGCTCACCACTTTCGGGCCGACGGGGCCCGAAGCCCTCTCGGGCCTCGCCCACGCGCGGCCCGAGGAGCTCGAACGGCTCCACGGCCTGGGGCCCGCCAAGGCGGCCCGCCTGGTCGCGGCCTTCGAGCTCGCCGAGCGCGCAGGGGCCCTGCGCGCCACCGAACGGCCCGCCATCGGGGGGCCCGAGGATCTCGTGCGCCTGGTCGCGCCCCACCTGCGGGGCGAGGGCCGAGAGCACGCTCTTGTCGTCTGGTTAAACGGACGGCAGCAAGTTTTGGGGTGGGAGGCGGTATCGGTCGGAAGCCTGACCGAAGCCGTCGTCCACCCGCGAGAGGTCTATCGCGAGGCCATCCGGCGGGGAGCCTGCGCGATCGCCCTCTTGCACAACCACCCGTCCGGCGATCCGACCCCCTCGGAGGAGGATCGCGCCCTCACGCGACGCCTGATCGCAGTAGGGAGCCTGGTCGGGATCCCGCTCGTCGATCACGTGATCGTCGCGGACGGGGGCTACTACAGCCTGCGAACCGAGCGCGGGCTGTGGGAACGGACGGAAGCCGGCGGGGCCGGCGTCGGCGCATCGTTGTAA
- a CDS encoding rod shape-determining protein encodes MFNNLFGRFSRDMGIDLGTANTLVFVRGKGVVLREPSVVAIQQGNRGTALAVGEEAKQMLGRTPGNIVAIRPLMDGVIADFDVAETMLKHFIQKVHERQGVFRPRMVIGIPSGVTGVERRAVMDAALQAGAREVYLIEEPMAAAIGAGLPVSEPTGSMIVDIGGGTTEVAVISLGGVVVSRSVRIAGDELTDAIVQYLKKVHNLSIGERTAEDIKVRLGSAYPRGEDKSMEVRGLNMVSGLPRTVTITSSEVREALQEPVTAIVDAVRDTLEKTPPELAADIIDRGIVLAGGGALLQGLDELISHDTEMPVHIADDPLSCVALGTGRVLEEFTTLKRVLGTYS; translated from the coding sequence GTGTTCAACAATCTCTTCGGCCGCTTCAGCCGCGACATGGGCATCGATCTTGGCACCGCCAATACCCTGGTGTTCGTGCGCGGCAAGGGGGTCGTGCTGCGCGAGCCCTCGGTGGTCGCCATTCAGCAAGGCAACCGCGGCACGGCGCTCGCGGTCGGCGAGGAGGCCAAGCAGATGCTCGGCCGCACCCCCGGCAACATCGTCGCCATCCGCCCCCTGATGGACGGCGTCATCGCCGACTTCGACGTGGCCGAAACCATGCTCAAGCACTTCATCCAGAAGGTCCACGAGCGCCAGGGCGTCTTCCGTCCCCGCATGGTCATCGGGATCCCCTCGGGCGTGACCGGCGTCGAGCGCCGCGCGGTCATGGACGCCGCCCTCCAGGCGGGTGCTCGTGAGGTGTACCTGATCGAGGAGCCCATGGCCGCGGCCATCGGCGCGGGCCTGCCCGTCTCCGAGCCCACCGGCTCGATGATCGTCGACATCGGCGGCGGCACCACCGAGGTGGCCGTCATCTCCCTGGGCGGCGTCGTCGTGAGCCGCTCGGTCCGCATCGCGGGCGACGAATTGACCGACGCCATCGTCCAGTACCTCAAGAAGGTCCACAACCTGAGCATCGGCGAGCGCACCGCCGAGGACATCAAGGTCCGCCTCGGCTCGGCCTACCCCCGCGGCGAGGACAAGTCCATGGAGGTTCGCGGCCTCAACATGGTCTCGGGCCTGCCCCGCACCGTGACCATCACCTCCAGCGAGGTCCGCGAGGCCCTCCAGGAGCCCGTCACCGCCATCGTCGACGCCGTGCGCGACACCCTCGAGAAGACCCCGCCCGAATTGGCCGCCGACATCATCGACCGCGGCATCGTGCTCGCGGGCGGCGGCGCCCTCTTGCAGGGCCTCGACGAGCTGATCAGCCACGACACCGAGATGCCCGTCCACATCGCGGACGATCCGCTCTCGTGCGTCGCCCTCGGCACCGGTCGCGTCCTCGAGGAGTTCACCACCCTCAAGCGAGTGCTCGGCACCTACAGCTAA
- the mreC gene encoding rod shape-determining protein MreC: protein MPLLKRLPAREIGFVVALFGAAAFVGWAAGRTTVLTEMLRPGWVLTQSVVGSLKGGATYFQDLDRLKRENAELHARLSKVEIELASKLEVESENRRLGQLLALSQTTQTKGIAAHVIARSPNNWQQRLVIDRGSDAGIGVDSVVLIPRGVIGRVLKVSPNSAVVRLLTDPGQTVGIVNQRSRTPGVVLGEGNTNLMLQYLPQQADFRVGDAVLTSGLGGVYPKGLSVGRVTRVEQAPNAITPKVTIVLNTDLDRVEEVLVLPPLATDPRL from the coding sequence ATGCCCCTGCTCAAGCGCCTTCCCGCCCGCGAAATCGGCTTCGTCGTGGCCCTCTTCGGGGCCGCGGCCTTTGTCGGCTGGGCGGCAGGCCGCACCACCGTCCTGACCGAGATGCTGAGACCCGGCTGGGTGCTCACCCAGTCCGTGGTCGGCTCGCTCAAGGGCGGGGCCACCTACTTCCAGGACCTGGATCGCCTCAAGCGCGAGAACGCCGAGCTGCACGCCCGGCTCTCCAAGGTCGAGATCGAGCTTGCGAGCAAGCTTGAGGTCGAGAGCGAGAACCGTCGCCTCGGCCAGCTCCTCGCCCTCTCGCAGACGACCCAGACCAAGGGGATCGCCGCCCACGTGATCGCCCGCTCACCCAACAACTGGCAGCAGCGCCTGGTCATCGACCGGGGCAGCGATGCCGGGATCGGGGTCGACTCGGTCGTGCTCATCCCGCGCGGGGTCATCGGGCGCGTGCTCAAGGTCAGCCCCAACAGCGCCGTCGTGCGCCTCTTGACCGACCCCGGCCAGACGGTGGGCATCGTCAACCAGCGATCGCGCACCCCCGGGGTGGTGCTCGGCGAAGGCAACACCAACCTGATGCTCCAGTACCTGCCGCAGCAGGCGGACTTCCGTGTCGGCGACGCCGTGCTCACCTCGGGCCTCGGCGGGGTCTACCCCAAGGGCCTCAGCGTCGGCCGCGTCACCCGCGTCGAGCAGGCCCCCAACGCCATCACCCCCAAGGTCACCATCGTCCTCAACACCGACCTGGACCGGGTCGAAGAGGTCCTGGTGCTGCCCCCATTGGCCACCGATCCGAGGCTCTAG